The stretch of DNA CTAAAGAGAGTTTATTGGATACTATTGTTGGTTTATTTAATCAAATTTATAGAGAATTGTTTCCTCGTCAAACTGTTCAATCAGATAAACAAAATAAAGACTGAGTGTACAGACGTAACATGTTACCTCTCTACCGATAACTGCTCACTAATCATGGTGTAACTTCTGAGTTCGAGAATTACTACTATTATTAGTAGTCTTAGTTTAATTATTCTAGACTGAAGCAAGGCGTATTTGTTCTAATTCTTGAATACGTTTTTTCAAGCTCTGAATTTTTTGATAGTAGGTTTCTATTGAGTCTAAATCTGTAGTAGGGTTTAGTTTATTTAGTTCCTGAGTATATTCAATTTGTTGTTTAACACAAGCAACTTGTTCTAAAGTAGCGGTCGCATTGTCTATTCTTGTCGCAGCACGGAAAATATCTTCTTGACCATTTTGATCGAGATAAAATAATTTAGTTACCGATTGCATTTGATCGGTGAAAGTTAAGCTGAGATTTTGTAATTCTGTTAATAGATAATTATCTTCGGTTGGTAAATTTTGTTGTTCTTTATTTTCCACTTGGATGATTTGTTGCCATAAAAATCGATGATGAGGCAATCTAAAAACAAAATCTTGTTCTTCTAATCTATCAATAATTTCTGCTCGATAACGAGGACAATGAAGATATATTTTTAATAATAAAGATTCGGCTCTTTCTAATAATTCTTGTTCGGGATTAGTAGCAAGATTCAGTGAATTTGATTGATTTGATTGCTGTTTTTTAAAGTATGGTTTCAATGAAGTCTTAGTTAATTGCGATCGCAGATTGGCTAGATTTTGAGGGATTAATCTACCATCTCCTTGACTAAGTAATTCAGCACAATAACTTAAATAATAATTACGCAGATTAGCATCTTGGATTTGATTGAGTAACTTAATCATACCTTGGGCTATTTTTTGTAACCCAGAAGGTGTATGAATATTTTGAGTAAGTAGTAGTTGTTGAATTTGCCAATCTAACCATAAAGGCGCATCATTTAAAGACTTTCGATATATTTCAACCGCATTTTGATTGGTATGAAGAAATTCATCGGCATCTTTCCCTTCAGGAAGATTCAGTATTCGCAAAGAAACTACTCCAGCATAAACTAAATCTTCAATTTCTGCGATCGCTCTTTGAGTAGCTTGTGTACCTGCTTGATCCGCATCAAAGTTGAGAATAACTTGTTTAGAGGGAGTGTAACGTAATAATTGCTTGAGTTGATAAGAAGTTAGTGCTGTACCCAAAGAAGCAACCACATTAGTAATTCCTACCGCATGAAGAGCGATCGCATCTAAATAACCTTCCACTACTACCGCTCGATCTTCTTTAGTAATACTACTACGTGCCTTATCGAGAGCAAAAAGAGTTTTACTTTTATCAAATAAAGGTGTTTCAGGAGAATTAAGATACTTAGGTTGATCATCTTTGAGGGTACGACCACCAAAAGCGATAATTCTACCTTGAGCATCTAAAATAGGAATAATAGCGCGATCGCGAAAGACATCATAATAACCATTACCTGAACTACGCGGTTTAATTAATCCTGCCTGTTCAACTAAATTAACTGGATAACGTTTTTGCTCTACTAAATAACGATACAAGGTTTCCCACCCAGCAGGCGCATAACCTAGTTGAAATTGAGTTAGAGTAGATTCACTAAACTTTCTAGTATCTGTTAGATATTCTAAAGCAACTTGTCCTTGAGTTTCGTAAAGAGCGTGTTGATAAAAATTAGCTGCTGTTGCTACTATTTCATAAAGCTGTTCTTTAACTGAGATTTGATGTGCAATTGCTTGTCTTTGTTCTGGTTCTAAGGTTTTAATTGGAACTTGATAACGTTTAGCTAGATCGAACACAACCTCACTAAAAGATTGTTTACCAATTTCCATCAAAAACTTAAAAACATTACCTCCTGCTGCACAACCAAAGCAATAATATAATTGTTTATCAGGACTAACGCTAAAACTCGGAGTTTTTTCGTTATGGAAAGGACATAAACCAAGGTAGCCTTTTCCTCGCTTGTGTAAAACAACGTATTCAGAGACAATATCTACAATATCTACTCTCTGTTGTACTTCGTCAATCGTGTCTTGATGTAAACGCGGTACTGCCACAAGGTCATCTTTTCGTTTCACTACAAAGTATATTTTGACACTAATGATAAAATAATGCGTTAAATAACAGAGAAGACATCCAAGATACTAACGGACAAAAGCCTCGCTTTACGGGAAAAATTACTCGCTCAAGTAAATTACAAGAAATAAGGGTTAAAAAATTTTTAGCTCATAGGAAATAATGGACTAGAAAGATTTATATAGGCAGTAGTAATGAATGCGATTAGAGGATTTAACTAAAGGAGCAACGGTAAAAGGAGTATTACCCAATCAATTAATTACGGTTATTGATACTCAATGGCATAGTTCTGATGTTGTTACCCTTACCTACAGAGATACCAACGGTATTACAGGTGACGAACTCATTTTTCGAGAGCGAGAAGCAGAATTAGAAATTGTTACTTCCTCTTTACCCTGGAGTTTTAATGGAAATAGCGGACTGTTTCGTTTAGTAAGTGAAGCCCATCGCATTCAGTTAGCCCATTTATTCGATCCGATGCTGGCAGTGCATACTTCCTTAGTCGAACCGCTTCCCCACCAGATTACTGCTGTCTACGGGGATATGTTACCCCGTCAACCCTTGCGCTTCCTCCTAGCAGACGATCCTGGTGCAGGAAAAACTATTATGACAGGACTGTTAATCTCAGAACTGCGGATCAGAGGAGATTTACATCGCTGTCTGATTGTCTGTCCAGGCTCACTTGCTGCCCAATGGCAAGATGAACTCGATCGCCGATTTCATTTACCTTTTGAAATTCTCACAAGCGATCACCTTGAAGCTGCTCGAAGTGGCAATGCTTTTACTGAAATGCCTTTAAGTATAGTTCGGTTGGATAAATTAAGTCGCAATGACGATCTACAAGCAAAACTAGAACAGACCGATTGGGATTTAATTGTCTGCGATGAAGCCCACAAAATGTCTGCTGCTTTTTTTAATGGTGAAATTAGAGAAACCAAACGCTATAAGTTAGGCAAGCTCTTATCCAGTTTGACTCGTCATTTTCTGTTACTAAGTGCTACTCCTCACAATGGTAAAGAAGCTGACTTTCAATTATTTATGGCATTGCTCGATGGCGATCGCTTTGAGGGTAAATTCCGTGACGGAGTACATACGGTAGATACCTCCGATTTGATGCGGAGATTGGTCAAAGAAGATTTGCTCAAGTTTGATGGTAAACCTTTATTTCCCGAACGTAGAGCCTATACCGTTGAATATCACCTGTCAGATTTAGAAGCGAAATTATATTCAGAAGTTACAGGATACGTGCGAGAAGAATTTAACCGCGCCGATGCTTTGAGTAATAATGGCAGAAAAGGAACGGTAGGATTTGCTTTAACTATTCTCCAACGCCGATTAGCCTCTTCTCCCGAAGCTATTTATCAATCTTTGACCAGAAGAAGAGAAAGATTACAGAAACGCCTTAAAGAAGAGGGGCTGTCTTTTGAGGAAACCTCAAAAGCTTGTACGCCCCGTGAAGAATTACTCAAAAGAGGACGGGAAGTAGAGTTTAATCTCCCTCTTTCTGTGGGAGAGGGCTGGGGTGAGGGTAGAGATTGGGAAGAATTTGAAGATGACTTACTTAATGACGAACGAGAAGACACTGAAGAAGAATTAGTTGATCGCGCTACGGCTGCTAGTACCATAGCAGAACTCAAGGTAGAAATTGCCCTGCTGCAAAAACTAGAGCATTTAGCCCTACAGGTTAAACTCGGTGGTACGGATAGAAAATGGGAAGAACTAAGCCAAATTCTCCAAAATAAAGCCGAATTATTCGATATAAGAGGGCATCGGCGTAAATTCGTCATTTTTACCGAACATCGAGATACTCTTAACTACTTAGCCGATAAAATTCGTACCTTAATTGGCAGACAAGAAGCAGTAGTTACTATTAGTGGTGGTTCGGGTAGAGAAGAACGACGTAAGGCACAGGAAGCTTTTACCCAAGACCCAGATGTACAAGTATTAATCGCTACTGATGCTGCGGGAGAAGGAATTAACCTACAACGGGCGCATTTGATGGTTAATTATGACCTTCCTTGGAATCCCAACCGTTTAGAACAACGATTTGGAAGAATTCATCGTATCGGGCAAACTGAAGTTTGTCACCTCTGGAATCTTTTAGCAGCCGAAACTAGAGAAGGGGATGTTTATCTCAAGCTACTGAGGAAATTAGAAATAGAACAAAAAGCATTAGGAGGCAAGGTTTTTGATGTTCTAGGTAAAGCAATTGATGGAGTTGAGTTACGGGAGTTATTAATTGAAGCGATCCGCTATGGAGATTTACCAGAAACTAGAGCCAAACTAGATCGGGTGGTTGCTAGCCGTCTTAATCGAGAACGTTTACAGGAACTTCTCTCAGAAAAGGTTTTAGCGAGAGATGCAATGGATATTACAAAAGTCCAGCGCATTCGCGAAGAAATGGAAAGAGCGGAAGCGAGAAAACTCCAACCTCATTTCATTGCCTCCTTTTTTATTGAAGCTTTCCAACATTTAGGTGGAGTCATTCGTCAAAGAGAACCACTACGCTATCAGATTACTAACGTTCCTGCCATAATTCGCAATCGCGGTCGTCAAGTTGGTACGAGAGAGCCAATTTTAACTCGCTACGAACGAATCTGCTTTGATAAGGAATTAATTAGTGTTCCAAGTAAGCCGTTAGCAGCCTTTATATGTCCTGGTCATCCCCTCTTAGATGCCACTATCGATCTGGTTTTAGAGCGTCATCGGGATGTACTCAAGCAGGGAAGTATCTTGATAGATGAAAACGATCCAGGTGAAGAAGTAAGAATTTTAGTTACTCTCCAGCATTCGATTCAGGATGCCAAAACCGATAACTCAGGGAAGAGAAGAATTGTTTCTCGTCGAATGCAGTATGTTGACCTCTCCCCTTCCCCTCTCCTGATAGGACAGGGGTGTCTGCTAGGACGGGGTGAGGTAGAGGTCAGAAATGCTGGTTATGCTCCTTACCTCGATTATCGACCTCTACGAAAAGAGGAGCAATCTGTTATAGAAACTTTTTTAGAAAAGTCTAATTTAACTACAGATATAGAAGCAGAAGCAACTAAATATGCGATCGCTCAGATCGTTCCCCAACACCTGCAAGAGGTCAAGCAGCATAAAGAAGAACTCATCGATAAAACCCTGGTAGCGGTTAAAGATAGACTTACCAAAGAAATTAACTACTGGGATTATCGAGCGGTAGCACTCAAACAACAGGAAGAAGCAGGTAAAACTAATGCTAAAATCAACTCTGCTAAAGCTAGAGCTAGAGCAGATGAGCTACAAGCCAGATTAGCCAGACGAATTGACGAATTACAACAAGAGAGACGCTTATCACCCTTACCTCCCGTAGTAGTCGGAGGGGCATTAGTCGTACCAATAGGGTTACTACAGAGATTACAGGGGAAAAGACAGCCAGAAGCCCAGATGTTTGCTAGAGAAACTAAACGAGTAGAAAAGTGGGCAATGGATGCAGTAATGGCAGCAGAAAGAAAACTGGGATACGAACCGCGAGAGGTTAGCAGTCTTAAATGCGGTTATGATATTGAGTCGCGTGTCCCCGAAACAGGTACTTTAAGATTTATCGAAGTCAAGGGCAGAATTAAAGGCGCAGATACAGTTACCGTTACCAAGAACGAAATTATTACCGCTTTGAATAAGCCCGATAATTATAT from Stanieria cyanosphaera PCC 7437 encodes:
- the dnaG gene encoding DNA primase — encoded protein: MKRKDDLVAVPRLHQDTIDEVQQRVDIVDIVSEYVVLHKRGKGYLGLCPFHNEKTPSFSVSPDKQLYYCFGCAAGGNVFKFLMEIGKQSFSEVVFDLAKRYQVPIKTLEPEQRQAIAHQISVKEQLYEIVATAANFYQHALYETQGQVALEYLTDTRKFSESTLTQFQLGYAPAGWETLYRYLVEQKRYPVNLVEQAGLIKPRSSGNGYYDVFRDRAIIPILDAQGRIIAFGGRTLKDDQPKYLNSPETPLFDKSKTLFALDKARSSITKEDRAVVVEGYLDAIALHAVGITNVVASLGTALTSYQLKQLLRYTPSKQVILNFDADQAGTQATQRAIAEIEDLVYAGVVSLRILNLPEGKDADEFLHTNQNAVEIYRKSLNDAPLWLDWQIQQLLLTQNIHTPSGLQKIAQGMIKLLNQIQDANLRNYYLSYCAELLSQGDGRLIPQNLANLRSQLTKTSLKPYFKKQQSNQSNSLNLATNPEQELLERAESLLLKIYLHCPRYRAEIIDRLEEQDFVFRLPHHRFLWQQIIQVENKEQQNLPTEDNYLLTELQNLSLTFTDQMQSVTKLFYLDQNGQEDIFRAATRIDNATATLEQVACVKQQIEYTQELNKLNPTTDLDSIETYYQKIQSLKKRIQELEQIRLASV
- a CDS encoding protein NO VEIN domain-containing protein, which gives rise to MRLEDLTKGATVKGVLPNQLITVIDTQWHSSDVVTLTYRDTNGITGDELIFREREAELEIVTSSLPWSFNGNSGLFRLVSEAHRIQLAHLFDPMLAVHTSLVEPLPHQITAVYGDMLPRQPLRFLLADDPGAGKTIMTGLLISELRIRGDLHRCLIVCPGSLAAQWQDELDRRFHLPFEILTSDHLEAARSGNAFTEMPLSIVRLDKLSRNDDLQAKLEQTDWDLIVCDEAHKMSAAFFNGEIRETKRYKLGKLLSSLTRHFLLLSATPHNGKEADFQLFMALLDGDRFEGKFRDGVHTVDTSDLMRRLVKEDLLKFDGKPLFPERRAYTVEYHLSDLEAKLYSEVTGYVREEFNRADALSNNGRKGTVGFALTILQRRLASSPEAIYQSLTRRRERLQKRLKEEGLSFEETSKACTPREELLKRGREVEFNLPLSVGEGWGEGRDWEEFEDDLLNDEREDTEEELVDRATAASTIAELKVEIALLQKLEHLALQVKLGGTDRKWEELSQILQNKAELFDIRGHRRKFVIFTEHRDTLNYLADKIRTLIGRQEAVVTISGGSGREERRKAQEAFTQDPDVQVLIATDAAGEGINLQRAHLMVNYDLPWNPNRLEQRFGRIHRIGQTEVCHLWNLLAAETREGDVYLKLLRKLEIEQKALGGKVFDVLGKAIDGVELRELLIEAIRYGDLPETRAKLDRVVASRLNRERLQELLSEKVLARDAMDITKVQRIREEMERAEARKLQPHFIASFFIEAFQHLGGVIRQREPLRYQITNVPAIIRNRGRQVGTREPILTRYERICFDKELISVPSKPLAAFICPGHPLLDATIDLVLERHRDVLKQGSILIDENDPGEEVRILVTLQHSIQDAKTDNSGKRRIVSRRMQYVDLSPSPLLIGQGCLLGRGEVEVRNAGYAPYLDYRPLRKEEQSVIETFLEKSNLTTDIEAEATKYAIAQIVPQHLQEVKQHKEELIDKTLVAVKDRLTKEINYWDYRAVALKQQEEAGKTNAKINSAKARARADELQARLARRIDELQQERRLSPLPPVVVGGALVVPIGLLQRLQGKRQPEAQMFARETKRVEKWAMDAVMAAERKLGYEPREVSSLKCGYDIESRVPETGTLRFIEVKGRIKGADTVTVTKNEIITALNKPDNYILAIVEVPPSEEFSAGDAWKVKEQSSSYKVGDDDCIVHYVRQPFQKEPDFGVTSVNYNLRELKQRGQKPT